One Candidatus Methylomirabilota bacterium genomic region harbors:
- a CDS encoding pyruvate ferredoxin oxidoreductase: protein MAVATKTAPAVTEDRELLISGSEAIAEALTLADIDVVTAYPIRPYDTVMQAIAKKIANGQLVAEYIVAEGEHSQFEVVKHASTVGARVFCGSSGVGWAYAMECLVVTPPLRVPMVAMVGNRALDDPGAFGVEHNDALFVRDLGWMLVWIDSSQEALDTTLIGYRVAEDRRVFLPLAISADGAFLTHSQALTLVPPKAKVERYLPAYNRGDLLLHPDNPITVAPQANEDWVIEIRRQNNEAMARAVTVIEEAYADFRKVFGRGPENPWFEEYMTDDAEIILVGMGTISLPIKVGIRNMRAQGKKVGLVRLRWFRPFPTDRLVAALSKASTIGVIDRDYSFGSPFGSGVVANEIRAAMYNAPTRPPLLSFICGLGGREVTLEDVYKVTDLCYNAAKTGKSDTKTHWLGVRE from the coding sequence ATGGCGGTTGCGACAAAGACGGCTCCGGCCGTAACGGAAGACAGGGAACTCCTCATCTCGGGAAGCGAGGCGATCGCCGAGGCCCTGACCCTCGCCGACATCGACGTCGTCACGGCCTATCCGATCCGGCCCTACGACACCGTCATGCAGGCCATCGCCAAGAAGATCGCCAACGGTCAGCTGGTGGCCGAGTACATCGTGGCCGAGGGCGAGCACAGCCAGTTCGAGGTGGTCAAGCACGCTTCCACCGTCGGCGCGCGCGTGTTCTGCGGCTCGTCGGGCGTGGGCTGGGCGTACGCGATGGAGTGCCTGGTGGTGACCCCGCCCCTGCGGGTGCCGATGGTGGCGATGGTGGGCAACCGGGCGCTCGATGATCCGGGCGCCTTCGGCGTGGAGCACAACGACGCCCTGTTCGTGCGCGACCTGGGCTGGATGCTGGTGTGGATCGACAGCTCCCAGGAGGCCCTCGACACCACCCTGATCGGCTACCGCGTGGCCGAGGACCGCCGCGTGTTCCTGCCCCTGGCCATCTCGGCCGACGGCGCCTTCCTCACGCACTCGCAGGCGCTGACGCTGGTGCCGCCCAAGGCGAAGGTCGAGCGGTACCTGCCGGCCTACAACCGCGGTGACCTCCTGCTGCACCCGGACAACCCCATCACGGTGGCGCCGCAGGCCAACGAGGACTGGGTCATAGAAATCCGGCGGCAGAACAACGAGGCGATGGCGCGGGCAGTCACCGTGATCGAGGAGGCCTACGCCGACTTCCGCAAGGTGTTCGGCCGCGGCCCCGAGAATCCGTGGTTCGAGGAGTACATGACCGACGACGCCGAGATCATCCTGGTCGGCATGGGCACGATCTCCCTGCCCATCAAGGTGGGGATCCGCAACATGCGCGCCCAGGGCAAGAAGGTGGGGTTGGTTCGGCTGCGGTGGTTCAGACCATTCCCGACCGACCGGCTGGTCGCCGCGCTGTCGAAGGCGAGCACGATCGGCGTCATCGACCGCGATTATTCGTTCGGCTCGCCGTTCGGCTCGGGCGTGGTGGCCAACGAGATCCGCGCGGCGATGTACAACGCGCCCACGCGCCCGCCGCTGCTCTCCTTCATCTGCGGTCTCGGTGGCCGCGAGGTGACACTGGAGGACGTCTATAAGGTGACGGACCTCTGTTACAATGCCGCCAAGACCGGCAAGTCGGACACCAAGACCCACTGGCTCGGCGTTCGAGAATAG
- a CDS encoding 4Fe-4S dicluster-binding protein: MSALICEVVYRGIFQKNLASRITRGIVLSARKSGRWGIAFGRYGDSPQRNGVPAKDFAIVADTKEELEQNMARYEPKHVDVTICVDDTLAKGVESWAWYGLQPINRLTLPDGTLLMTSLQPFEDLLRDIHKKDEPYTLAVIRARASFSGLWVYKEDHTEVRILGALAKIAPSFLTLDGVCQAIGEMEWGSELKVASVRKAYERLEARRVQPGEGNPEVPYAFEFPRWWEMREGVTIPAIPIGKPKEGGKGYVPERNPYFKKFSTRTMRPVVDFDTCVKCNLCWIACPDSCFDVMPDGTFDANMEACCGCGVCEAVCPVENCITMVNEAVFEDNASQWDMWRNDKTAYKTWLTDKITNKKATVRSHGFRFRGQYEEEVKTDLDAGGAEITAGIPGENAKHKTI, encoded by the coding sequence ATGTCGGCGTTGATTTGCGAGGTCGTCTACCGCGGGATTTTCCAGAAGAACCTGGCGTCGCGCATCACGCGCGGCATCGTGCTGTCGGCGCGCAAATCGGGGCGCTGGGGCATCGCCTTCGGCCGCTACGGAGACAGTCCGCAGCGCAACGGCGTTCCCGCCAAGGACTTCGCCATCGTCGCCGACACCAAGGAAGAGCTCGAGCAGAACATGGCTCGCTACGAGCCCAAGCACGTGGACGTCACGATCTGCGTCGACGACACGCTGGCCAAGGGCGTCGAGTCGTGGGCGTGGTACGGGCTGCAGCCGATCAACCGGCTGACGCTCCCCGACGGCACGCTCCTCATGACGTCGCTGCAGCCCTTCGAGGATCTCCTGCGGGACATCCATAAAAAGGACGAGCCCTACACGCTCGCCGTGATCCGCGCCAGGGCGTCGTTCTCGGGGCTCTGGGTCTACAAGGAGGACCACACTGAGGTCCGGATCCTCGGCGCGTTGGCCAAGATCGCGCCGTCGTTCCTCACCCTCGACGGGGTCTGCCAGGCCATTGGGGAGATGGAGTGGGGCTCCGAGCTCAAGGTGGCCTCCGTCCGCAAGGCCTACGAGCGTCTGGAGGCGCGCCGGGTTCAGCCCGGGGAGGGCAACCCCGAGGTCCCGTACGCGTTCGAGTTTCCGCGCTGGTGGGAGATGCGCGAGGGCGTCACGATTCCAGCCATCCCCATCGGCAAGCCGAAGGAGGGCGGCAAGGGCTACGTCCCCGAGCGGAACCCCTACTTCAAGAAGTTCAGCACGCGCACGATGCGCCCGGTGGTCGACTTCGACACCTGCGTGAAGTGCAACCTCTGCTGGATCGCCTGCCCGGACTCGTGCTTCGACGTCATGCCCGACGGCACCTTCGACGCCAACATGGAGGCCTGCTGCGGCTGTGGGGTGTGTGAGGCCGTCTGCCCGGTGGAGAACTGCATCACCATGGTCAACGAAGCGGTCTTCGAGGACAACGCCAGCCAGTGGGACATGTGGCGGAACGACAAGACCGCCTACAAGACCTGGCTCACCGACAAGATCACGAACAAGAAGGCGACGGTGCGCTCCCACGGGTTCCGGTTCCGTGGCCAGTACGAGGAGGAGGTCAAGACGGACCTCGACGCCGGCGGCGCGGAGATCACCGCGGGGATTCCGGGCGAGAACGCCAAGCACAAGACCATCTAG
- the pcaD gene encoding 3-oxoadipate enol-lactonase, with the protein MKITANGIAINYTLEGPAAAPVLTLSHSLATDLTMWDPQQAALTPRFRVLRYETRGHGATDAPAGAYSLEQLADDARGLLDALGIQQTHWIGLSMGGMIGQTLALKAPGRFLSLVLADTSSRVPPEAKPMWEERIRTAESKGMEPLVEPTLGRWFTPAFRQRRPDVVERVAAMIRKTNPRGYAGCCHAIAALNLTDRLGAIKLPTLVIVGEEDQGTPVAAARAIHGQIKGSELTIIPAAAHLSNIEQPEAFTAAVTGFLSKVQ; encoded by the coding sequence ATGAAGATCACCGCGAACGGGATCGCCATCAACTACACGCTGGAGGGCCCCGCGGCGGCGCCCGTGCTCACGCTCAGCCACTCGCTCGCCACGGATCTGACGATGTGGGACCCGCAGCAGGCAGCGCTGACGCCGCGCTTCCGCGTGCTGCGGTACGAGACGCGCGGCCACGGCGCCACCGACGCCCCGGCCGGCGCCTACTCGCTCGAGCAGTTGGCCGACGATGCGCGGGGACTACTCGATGCGCTCGGCATTCAGCAGACGCACTGGATCGGCCTCTCGATGGGTGGGATGATCGGGCAGACGCTCGCGCTGAAGGCGCCCGGCCGGTTCCTGAGCCTCGTTCTCGCCGACACCTCGAGCCGCGTACCGCCGGAAGCCAAGCCGATGTGGGAGGAGCGCATCCGCACCGCCGAGTCCAAAGGCATGGAGCCGTTGGTGGAGCCGACCCTCGGCCGCTGGTTCACGCCGGCGTTTCGGCAGCGCCGGCCCGACGTGGTCGAGCGCGTGGCCGCCATGATCCGCAAGACCAACCCGCGCGGCTACGCCGGCTGCTGCCATGCGATCGCCGCGCTCAATCTGACCGACCGCCTCGGCGCTATCAAGCTGCCGACGCTGGTGATCGTGGGGGAAGAGGACCAGGGAACGCCCGTGGCCGCCGCGCGCGCGATCCACGGGCAGATCAAGGGCTCCGAGCTGACGATCATCCCCGCGGCCGCGCATCTGTCGAACATCGAGCAGCCCGAGGCCTTCACGGCGGCCGTGACCGGGTTCTTGAGCAAGGTTCAGTAG
- a CDS encoding peroxiredoxin: MARSDNVYELPRDLPVPVDDAACAHLPGLPVPSILLPSTDGRAVDLASLAGTTVVYCYPRTGRPDREPPRGWNEIPGARGCTPESCNFRDHHAELQAVGARVFGLSTQETDYQREAVERLRLPFALLSDAHLRLARALRWPTFDVDGMTLIKRLTLILRDGRIEEVFYPVFPPDRHAEEVVAWLTARAPR; the protein is encoded by the coding sequence ATGGCCAGGTCCGACAACGTGTACGAGCTGCCCAGGGACTTGCCGGTCCCCGTCGACGATGCTGCCTGCGCGCATCTTCCCGGGCTTCCGGTACCCTCGATTCTGCTGCCCTCGACGGACGGCCGCGCGGTCGACCTCGCCTCTCTGGCCGGGACAACGGTGGTGTATTGCTACCCGCGGACCGGTCGTCCCGACCGCGAGCCTCCGCGGGGGTGGAACGAGATCCCGGGCGCGAGAGGATGCACGCCGGAATCGTGTAATTTCCGGGACCACCACGCCGAACTGCAGGCGGTGGGGGCCCGGGTCTTCGGCCTCAGCACCCAGGAGACGGACTACCAGCGCGAGGCCGTCGAGCGGTTACGCCTGCCCTTCGCACTCCTGAGCGACGCTCACCTGCGCCTCGCCCGCGCGCTGCGCTGGCCGACGTTCGACGTCGACGGGATGACACTCATCAAGCGGCTGACGCTCATCCTCCGGGATGGCCGCATCGAAGAGGTCTTCTATCCGGTGTTTCCCCCCGACCGGCATGCTGAGGAAGTGGTGGCGTGGCTGACCGCGCGCGCGCCGCGCTGA